The following nucleotide sequence is from Deinococcus terrestris.
CGCCGTCACCATCAGCAGGTCGCCTTCAGAACGTGGCAAGAGATCGTGTGGCAGGTGGCCTGAACTTCAGGCCACCTGCCTTCCAGGGCCCCTCTGGTTCCTGCGCGCCAACAACTTGCCACAACCAACTCGCAGAGACGCTGATCCGGACCTTCGAGGCCAACCTGGGCAAACGCCGGGCCGACCTCGACGAGGACCTGAAAGTGCTGGCGGCTGGAAGGCCGGACTTTAAAATCCTGCGGGGAATGGCGCATCTCCTGACCAACGGGTCGAGTACCTTCGAGGCAGGCGGGGACGTGGAGCCGTCCCTGGTTCGGGAGCGGGTCTTCGAGCTGGCCCAGGCGCATCCCCCCAGCCGACTGCGGCGTGACCTCGTGCTGGAGCAGGCCGCCCGGTCCCTCTCGGTCGAGCGGCCCCTCTCGGCTGAGGACGTGGCCGCCGCCCTCTATGCCGATCTTCCGGACCAGCAGACCCTGGTGGCCTTTGATCCGCCCGAGCCGCAGGCCCTGATCGAGCGGTGGGATCTCGCCCAGGCGCAGGGGGTGCTGTACCGGGCCTACAGCCTCATCCTCACGGCCCGGCCCAATGAGCCTGCCCGGTACAAGCAACTGTTGAAATACACGCGTTTTTTCGGCCTGATGCTGACGGTGGAGGGCGATCCGGTCCACGGCTTCACCCTCACCCTGGATGGTCCGACCTCGCTCTTTGGCGGGACTACCCGCTACGGGCTGGCGCTGTCGAAGTTTTTGCCCGCGCTGCTGCACGTCACGAAATGGGACCTCACGGCCACCCTCAAACCCCGCCGGGACCTCGCCTGGGTGGACCCCAAAGACGAGGAATGGCAGTTCGGGTTGACGAGTGAGGACGGGTACGTCAGCCACTACCCCGAGCCCAAGGAGTACGACAGCGCCCTGGAGAGTGGCTTCTCCGAGCGCTTCGCCAAGTTGGAGACCCCCTGGCGGCTGGAGCGCGAGGTGGACCTTGTGCCCGTGCCGGGGGGGGTGATCCTGCCGGATTTCCGCCTCGCCCACGAGGACGGGCGCAGCGTGCTGGTGGAGATCGTGGGCTACTGGCGCCCGGAGTACCTACGGAAAAAGTTCGACCTGCTGCGGAAGTCGGGACGCACGGACGTGATCGTCTGCGTCTCCGAGCGGCTCAATCTGGAGCGGGCGGGGGTGGACCCCAGCGACTTCGA
It contains:
- a CDS encoding DUF790 family protein; amino-acid sequence: MNFRPPAFQGPSGSCAPTTCHNQLAETLIRTFEANLGKRRADLDEDLKVLAAGRPDFKILRGMAHLLTNGSSTFEAGGDVEPSLVRERVFELAQAHPPSRLRRDLVLEQAARSLSVERPLSAEDVAAALYADLPDQQTLVAFDPPEPQALIERWDLAQAQGVLYRAYSLILTARPNEPARYKQLLKYTRFFGLMLTVEGDPVHGFTLTLDGPTSLFGGTTRYGLALSKFLPALLHVTKWDLTATLKPRRDLAWVDPKDEEWQFGLTSEDGYVSHYPEPKEYDSALESGFSERFAKLETPWRLEREVDLVPVPGGVILPDFRLAHEDGRSVLVEIVGYWRPEYLRKKFDLLRKSGRTDVIVCVSERLNLERAGVDPSDFDERLVWFKGILNPREVLAMAERLTTKPFSTG